The genomic DNA AACGGGTCCTCGCTCGTCATGAAGCAAATGGATTTCATCAATAATGATCAGACGCACGAGCTTGATGTAACTCGTCTCAGACGCCTTTCTGGTAATGACGTCAAATTTTTCGGGAGTCGTGACAATCAGCTGCGTTTCGGCAATCTGTTGTTTTGTGAGCTGGCGATCACCAGTTAGCTCGGAAACTCGAATGCCGTAGGGCTCGAGCCGTTTGCCGAGGTTGCCGACTTGCTCCTGGACGAGAGCTTTTAAGGGAGAAATATAAATGATTTTGAAATCATCAAGCATAATCTCCCCCGTCTCCGGGTTGCGATTCTTGCCGATCTCGCGAAGAATGGTAAGCATGGCAACGTTTGTCTTTCCAGATCCCGTAGGAGCACAGACAAGCATATTGCCATCATCGTGGAAGGCAGCTGGGTAGCATTTGGTCTGAACTCGGTTGAGCTCCTTGGCACTGCCAAAGCCGATACGGGCCCATTCAGGCAGTTCAGTGGCGGGGATGTTCTTCTCCCCAGGATCTCGCTTGGGTTTGGGCGGTGGTACATGAATCTCCTCATATCCTTTAAATGTTCGCTTGGTAGAACCTTGAGGCAGCTTGACATTCGGGTTGGTCATCAGATGGTTGCCTTGGTGGAAGACAAGGTTCTCCAGGTTAATCAGCCTCTTGGGCTGCAGACCGCCGACCAAGCCACCCTCTGTAGGCTTCTCTTCGGGAGCCGGCGCGCTAGGGACATCGACATCCATCAGATcgagcttgatcttcttctcgggaCGACCTGCCGCTTCATCGCGAACCGTCTTGCCTCGAATTTCATCCAAAATAGCTCGGTGGCCAGCCTCAACCATCTCACTTTCGACGAGATGGCGAGCGTCGGCATCTTCAGCAACCCTGCGCCAACGCGTTACCCACACAATCTTATCACGGTTCATAACGAATTTGGCGACAAGGTCTGGGTGCTCATAATCGAAGAGTTCCATCAGGTCGTTTTCCACATCTCGCAGCGATTTCTCTGTGCCATCCTCGGCTTTGCCACCAAGTATTTCCAAAGCCTGTGTGGCCTTCTCCTGTTGTATGTGAGCATCGGTATACACAGAACCAACTTGGCGTTGTAGCCAGTAAGCGTCGATTTGCCGGGCAGGAACTATCAAGTTCTTGTTCCGCCGTTGGTCATCGCGATCTAGTCCACCGTCGATGACCATCTGTTCCTCAGCCTCGAGACCTTCGATATCCGCTTTCTCGGTCGCCGCAGCCTCAACATCGGGAGCTTCTTGTTCATCtgtctcttcatcgtcggtcaggtcatcctcgtctcggACTTCAGTGACAGTGCCCATGCgctcatcatcctcgtcttcctcgtcgaagACGACGGCAACACCCTGACGTTCGTCGAgctctgcctcttcttggCCATCCATTCCGCCCTCcatctcttcgtcctcgtcctgcGCATCGTAGTCCGTAATCTTCTTTCCCAAATTTACAAGTTCATTGAACTCTTTTGGGCTCATGGAGCTGCCGAGCAAGTCGTcaatctcctttttcttgtcAAAATCTTTCATATCTTCATCCTTCAATAACTCCAACACAGCATCGGCAGCACTCCTAACGACTTCGTGAGGGACATCACCCAGATGGCTTGCAGTCATTGTAAGGATAAGATCGTACGTCGCGCGGGTGGCGGGCGTTCGAGGGCGGTATTTCAACCCTTCGATGAGAGCATCGGCAGCAGAGAGAATACCCTGGCCGCGTAATTGCTGTTGCCCGCGACgttttctctgttctctagCGAGCacatcctcgccttctcgGATCGCACCTCGCTCGATATCTGTAGGTCCGACGGGTTTTTTCTTGGTCTTTGGGGCATCATCACGCGCGACTCTTGAGCCCATCTCCCGAATGCTGATGCGCCCGGCAAGGGATTCTGGGTCTCCGGTAGGTTCATCGTTGATGCGAGAGATGAAACGACGGTCCGCCTGGAGAACCAGGTTGGACATCGCCGAGTACTTGTACTGGGAGATATTTTGATCCGCCATCTCGATGGTTTTTCAGCTGTAAATCAAAGAAAAATTTCcgacaaagaaagaaagataatgCGACGACTTCTTTCAGTCGCCTGGGCTCGGTGGAGCTCAGATTCAGCCGGCGCGTCGACACACCTGCGTCAAGAAATGAATGGTGGAAATAATTAAGTGTCCGTGAAGGTTTCACAAACCTGGATCATCCTCTTGCAGCAGGCACGCTTACTCGTTGTTGCAGGGTTGCAAGCTGCCTGTAGTGATTTGGATGGTTGAAGGGAGATGGCATCTGAAAGTTGTCGGGAAGTTCTGCAGCAGATTTCAGTGGCGAAGCGGGAAGGTTTGGCGAGTGACACCTGGGGTTTGAGGTTCCCGCTTTAGTTATCATCACCCTCATCTGGTCCAcagcaacaccaacaccactcTGGTGACTTGCTCAGCTCGGGACCATGCGCATCAATGGATGTCGATTCGCCCGTTTAGTGACATCGCAATTCCATCATGTTCACAAATTCGATACTTCTGCCGCGCATCGGTGCCTTGTGCACCGAACGATCTGTCACCATGCGCGCCGTCCACACGCCCGCGTCGAAGCTTCGTTACCAACGCCAAATTTCGAGCTCAGAAGAGgggcaaggacaaggacTACGGTCAAAGTCAAGGATCTACCACAGGGAACAGTGAAACTCAAGCCGTATGACGACGGCGCTACCGGCGCTACGGACGATGCACCTCAATATCCCACGGTCGTACAGGGACATCGGAATAACATGCGGAAGTTCAGAAATTGTGTTATCTTGACTCGAGTAGGAGGCTTCTACGAGGTACGGACTTTGGACTGGCGGTCCAAGTAGAGCTAGACAGTCGTATTCCCTCTTCCGAAGGCAGCATAGATCCCTAACAGATTCCCCAGCTCTACTTTGAGCAGGCTGAAGAGCTAGCTCCGTTACTGAACTTGAAGCTCGCCGTTAAGAGGACCAGCGCAGGACCTGTTCCCATGGCAGGATTTCCCTTTTTTCAGCTAGATCGGTTCTTGAAGATACTCGTCCAAGACTTGAATAAGTACGTGGCTATCAGCGAAGAGTTTGCCAATGCCGCTGAGGATAAAGCCCGGGGCGGTCTGCTCTTCGATCGCAGGGTAGCCAGAATTATCACGCCAGGTACGCTAATCGATGAGAAGTTCATGGACCCTTCGGAGAACAATTTCTTGCTGGCGGTTTATATCGACGTGGCAGCCTTGAAAGCGCAATTAGAACAACAGGAGGGCAACCTGTCTGCGCAGCAGCACATATTGTCTTCCGCATCCCAGCACGTTGGCTTGTCCTGGCTCGACTTATCCACAGGAGATTTCTTCACACAATCGACTACCACTCAGATGCTTCCGTCGGCGATTGCTCGGATCGGAGCGCGGGAGATACTCGTGGACCAGAAACTTCAGGACCTGATCGGGCAGGAGTTGCAACTTCTGGTTGGGCATGACCATCGCTTGATGACCTTTTTCGCTTATCCCAGCAAGATTCTGCCTATAGCACAGTGGAGCTCTGTGCTTGAGGCGCAAGTAGCTGACCAAGATTCCGATGCTTTTACGCCGGAAGAGGTCGCAGCCGGTTATAGCTTGCTGGAGTATATCAGAGTTCAGCTGCAGGGCTTGAACCTGAAGCTTCAGCCGCCTCGTCGTCGACATCTGAATGAGTCTATGAACATTGACCGGAACAGTCTGAAAGGCCTGGAAATTCTCGAAACGGCGCGGGATGGCTTTGGGAAAGGGAGTTTACTACATGCGGTGCGCCGGACGTCTACCAAAAGTGGAGCACGTCTGCTGAGAGATCGCCTGAGTATGTCTCACTCCGTTCAATATTTTTGCAGGTTGCAGCGGCATCGACTGATATATTCGTAGCATCCCCTTCCACATCATTGCTGGTAATCAACGAACGACTCGACCTGGTCTCGGTCTTCCTCGAGAATAGTGATTTACGCGACAGTGTAATCCAACTGCTGAAGCGAAGCTATGATGCTCAACGCTTGGTCCAGAAATTCACCTTGGGGAGAGGAGACGCGGACGACCTGATCTGCCTTGCCAGGGCTATCCAGGCTTCGAGAGAGATCAAAATGGTTCTATCAAGCCAAGATAACGGCCCACTTGAAGCTTTGCCTCATATACAGTCGAACCATGCCAAGCGTAGTCTCTCAGCTATGACCGGTCGACTGTGTCTGGATGGACCGACCGCCCTGGCGGATCGGATCTCAGCTGCCATTGACGAAGAAGGGTTACTACAGAAGCAGCGTCTTGCGGATGATACGGCCGCTGAAGCGGCGATTCTGGCGCAGGAAGTAGCCATGAGCGAGGGACTGCCTGGAGAAGTGGAGACGCTTCCGAAAAAAGTGAGAGCTAAGAACAGCGATCAATCCAAGACCTCGACGGAAGAAATAACCGCGCCGGACACTTGGATCATGAGGCGCAATGCCAGCGCAGCTCTTCTTGAGCTACATGAGTCCTTGGACCGTCTGCAGGATGAAAAGGCCCGTCTTACTCAACGTCTTCGCGAAGCCGTCGGGTCTTCTGCCCTCTCGTTGAGATGGACTTCTGGCCTGGGATATATTTGCCACGTCAAAGGAGCCAAAATTTCCCAGCAGTCTCTAGAGGAGCTAGGGGTAACGCGGAATGTGTCTTCAACCAAATCGACACGGTCCTTTTACCTTCCCGCCTGGACAGCGTTGGGTGACCGAATGGACCAGGTGAAAGTCCAAATCCGacaggaggaacaggcgaTCTTTGAGACACTGCGCCGCGAAGTGATTCTTAACCTAGTGAAGATCAGACGCAACGCTGCCGTAATGGACGAGCTTGATGTCGCGTGTTCTTTCGCCACCTTGGCTGAAGAGCAACGTTTAGTGCGTCCGATCCTCACCAGTGGAGTAACGCACAAAATCGTTGGGGGAAGGCACCCAACAGTCAAGCTTGGGCTTGAGGAGCAAGGGCGACAGTTTGTCAGTAACGACTGCTTCCTGGGCGATTCGGAGAGGATCTGGCTCATCACTGGTCCGAACATGGCTGGTAAAAGCACGTTCTTGCGCCAAAATGCGCTCATCACCATTCTGGCGCAGGTTGGATCATTTGTGCCCGCGGAGTATGCGGAGATCGGCATTGTAGATCAGATATTTAGTCGGATTGGGGCGGCCGACGATTTATTTCGAGACCAGTCCACTTTCATGgtggagatgctggagacGGCCACCATATTGAAGCAGGCGACAGCGCGCTCCTTTGTTATCATGGATGAGGTTGGCCGCGGGACAACGCCAGAAGACGGAACAGCCGTCAGTTTTGCCTGTCTGCACCATCTGCACTACCGCAACAAGTGCCGGACGTTGTTCGCAACCCATTTCCATGCTTTAGCGGACATGACGGATGACTTTGAGGCACTGGGGCGATACTGTACCGATGTGAAAGAGAGCGCATCGGGGTCGTTCTCATTTGTCCATCGACTGCGCAAGGGAGTGAACCGTAACTCCCATGCGCTGAAAGTCGCCCAGCTCGCAGGCCTGCCGAAGGAGACCCTAGAGATGGCCAGTCGAGTGCGAGAGTCGTTGGGTAACCGCGCTCCATGGTCATCAGGCGGCAGCGATAGCCATCCTATCGTGTCAGCTACCGTGTAGTGCCAGTTACTCCTTACCCTCTATTGTACATGTACCATATATTCTTGTGGGTTGCATTTTTCTGCTCGAGAGATACCAATCTAGTCATGCTTAACGTACATTCGTGATACAATAATAGAGATCCTCTATGGACAAAGGCCTCCATTCCAGACGTAGGCAAGAATCCCACACTTACGGGTTTCAGAGCTTGGAAGCCCCCGACGTCCGACTCCTCCCCAAATCAACCACAATCCCCTCCCCAAACGCAGCCTCCTGcacatcctcatcatccactcCATTGACGAACTGCACAACCACAAAATCCACCCGCCTAGGACCCAGCACCACCATCGGCGCATGCCACGTCCCAACCCCATACGTCACCGCCTGCCCGCCCCGCGCCACAAATGCCCGCATATTGTTCAAGTCGGGCGGATCCCTGATCGCCACAGTATCTCCCGAAGGCGTAGTCGCCGTTGCCGTCTGGCCCTTCAACGTGGGCGCCACGATGACCAGGTAGAATGGTTCCTCTGCATCGCCTGCGCGGGGTTGGTTGGATAGGTCGAGCGGTGTGAATGTCTGCGTGGTGAAGGGGTGTCGCTCCAGGATGCGGACGTCGAAGACATTAGTCTCCCCTCCTGTTGCTTTGGCGGTGCGCAGTTTGCGTGGAAAGCACGAGAACATGCTCATGCGGGCGGAAGAGGGCTGAGTTCTGGGACATTGCGCGTAGTGGTCGAGCAGCGGGGAGATGGGGCTGTACTTGAGGGCGGAGGATTGGTTGGCAATGACTGGAGCGGGATCATGAGGAGGGAGCGAGGAGAGAGGAGGCGCGGAGGAGAGATCGCGCGGAAGAGGACAGCTGATGGCGGTGCCGAAGGGCGCGAAGGCCTCTTTGGTGAAGGGTTCGGGGGTGATACGGAGAGTCGGGCTGGAGGTGAGGATGGGCGCCATGATGCTTGGGTTCGAAGGGGTTGAGGCTTTAGCTAATTGTGTAGTGGGAAAAGGTCCTTTGAACTCAATGGCAAGGACCAGCCttgcagaagatgagctgaGAGCAATGTTGGGTTAATAAACTAGAAGAGCAGTCGATAATACTTCATCAAGTGTCGGCACTCGCCGTGGGTAACAGCCGCTAAAACCGACTTCGGGAGAGACCGACTTATCATCAACACTTCACCTATCAACCCCATTTAGAGGCGCATTTCGCAGCCTGAAATAAGTCTCAATATGCATCCTATGCTGATCAATAGATTGATGATACATTTTTATTCCTTTGCTTCAGAAAAAGATTCGGTTTGTTGATTGTTAGCGTCAACTGGTTCCTAGTCCTCCTCTAACCAGTTGGCGGGCTTTCTGGGTCGCCCATCAACACACCCATACAATGGCTCACTCTTCGGCTCAGTTTCAAGGACTAGGCTAGCACTGGTCTATATCAGAATGCAGCAGAAGGACTGACAGGCCCGGAGCAAGACGCCTCTAATGTGGATTCTCCTGTTCTTCCCCGCATTCCCGCAACTCCGCAAAAACCGACTGGCATCAGCCATTTACCGAGGCCAGTTTGTCACTGATAGGAAATAATAAGCGGACTTCTTTCGGCGACAATACCCTTTTTTTCCTGCTTTAAGTATACCGAGGATTACTGGTAGAAGGTCTTCAAGAGATTGACTTGAATCCATTCAACTTCACCATTGTTGCTCTCTACTAAAGATCCAATGGCCTCACCGTCCGACCTGCCGAGGAAGCTCTGGGAGCATCCTAACCCGCAGTCTACTCAGATGTGGGCTTTCAAAACCGAGttagagaaagaaagaggactTCAGCTTCCAGTACGTACCCTTGAGACTGGTATCTCACTCTCCTTTGTCGTCTAACACAATTGCTAAGGACTACCACTCGCTCTATCGGTGGTCGACGGACAATCGTGCATCTTTTTGGGACTTTTGCTGGAGGTACTTTCCCATCATCTCAGAAGGTACTTACAGAACTGTGGTCGATGAATCAGCACGCATTGACAGTGTCCCCACCTGGTTTGAGGGTGTGCGACTCAACTTTGCCGAGAATATGTTGTTTTCGGCGGAGAGATCAAGCTCGGGGCATATCCAGATTACAACGAAAGGCAAGGAGGACAATAAAATTGCTCTGACAGAAATCAGGGAGGGTGGGGCGGAAGCACCTCGCCACATTACATGGGCCGAGTTGAGACGCAAGACAGGGCGAATGGTGCAAGCCCTCAAAGCAGCCGGGGTCGTCAAGGGAGATCGAGTCGCCGCTGTAGCAAGTAACAGCGTCGATACACTGGTCGTCCTCCTGGCAACAACGGCTCTCGGAGCGTGGTTCTCGTCAACGTCCACTGACACGGGCGTCAAAGGGATCCTCGATCGTCTGCTCCAGTTGAAGCCGAAGTACGTCTTTGTTGACGATTTTGCAATCTACAATGGGAAGCGGATTGACCTTCGACCAAAAATTCAGGACATCGCCGATGGCCTCCGGGAAGTTTCCGAATTTGAAGGCATCATTGCGTTGCCACGGTTCCCAGGCCAGCCAGTTGATGTGACCCACGTGCCCAAAACCCAACCTGTTGAAGCCTTTCTTGCAAGGGCACCCTTGCACAAGCTTGAGTTTGTCAGGGTCGGGTTCCGGGATCCCTTCCTGGTCGTGTACTCATCCGGGACAACTGGAAAACCCAAACCCATCGTTCACGGAGTGGGCGGAGTCATACTCAATACCTACAAAGAGGGTCGCTTGCACCGTGATCATGGACCAGATTCGACCGTCTTGCAATACACGACCACAGGGTGGATCATGTACCTTTCTGCCATATCGGGCCTGATGTTTGGCGGCAAAGCCATCTTGTATGATGGAAGTCCCTTCCTACCAGACGCCAAGTTCCTCATCGAGCTACTGAGCAAGTATAAAGTTACCCATTTCGGCACATCGCCGCGCTATCTCCATGAGCTCCGGAAGAACAACATAAGACCGAAAGACATTGCAGATCTCAGGGCACTTCGCATCGTCACGAGCACCGGCATGGTCCTTTCGGAATCCTTGTTTGAATGGTTCTACGACGAGGGTTTCCCATCTCAGACCCAATTGGCGAATATCTCCGGCGGCACCGATCTCGCCGCCTGCTTTGGCTTGGAGAATCCGCTTACTCCTCTATATGTGGGCGGGTGCCAAGGTCCAGCTCTGGGTATTCCTATCGCAGTATTCGATCAAGCGGATGAGGGTGCTACCGCCGTCAAAGGCACTGCCGTGCCAGATGGTGTGCCAGGAGAGTTGGTAGCCACCGCAGCATTTCCAACCATGCCAGTCAAATTCTTGGGCGACGACGGCCCGCAAAAGTACTTTGACTCATACTTTGCCCGGTTTGACAGTAAGTCTCCTACTCTCCCCACCCTCCCAATGCATCTACCATCTACTAACCTATGATATGTAGATGTCTGGACCCACGGTGACTTTATCTGCGTCCACCCCATCACAAAGCAAATCCTCTTCCTAGGCAGATCAGACGGTGTCCTCAACCCCTCAGGCGTCCGCTTCGGGTCCGCTGAGATCTACAACGTAATCGACACGCAATTCTCGACCGAGATCGCAGATTCAATCTGCGTCGGCCAGCGACGGCCAACCGACGTCGACGAAtccgtcatcctcttcctcttaATGCGGCCGGGATATCAATTCACGCCGCAGCTTGTCACCAGGGTGAAAGAGGCAATTAGGAAGGCATTGAGTGCCCGACATGTGCCGAAGTATGTCTTCCAGACGCCTGAGATTCCGGTACGTGCTCCTCTTCATGTCTTTAATGGGACTTGACCATGACTAACGTCGTACAGACAACGGTTAATCTGAAGAAGGTGGAATTACCGGTGAAGCAGATCGTATCAGGCAAGAAAATCAAACCGTCGGGTACTCTGCTCAATCCGCAGAGCTTAGATTACTATTACCAGTTTGCGGAGGTTGAAAAACTGGTCAATCCCAGGAGCAAGTTGTAGAGCGTGCTTTACATGAGTCATGAAATTTTAAACTCGTCCACATGCTTTCAATGGTAGACTATCCTGGCAGACTTGCATGCTTGTTGACTAGGAGTATTCTGGCCACCATTCTTCTAAGCACACAGCTTCCAATAACTGAGACAATCTATAACATCAGACACATAAAGACTATACCAGGGACGCAGCAAATCCGCAAGGTCACAAAATCCGATGAGAGGTTGATAGAAGCAAGGGTATCATACTGCAGGAGAGAAACATGTCCAGGGAACGCAAAAGCAGCACAACCATCTTATTGACAAGAAGGGATAATCAAGGATAAGACACGAGGCCCTGCCCAGCATCAATTACCCTTTCGACCATAACAATCAGTCATTCAACAAGTAGTTTTGTAAGATGAGCCCTTCACCCGTGCATGCTTTCGCGAGTGCAGATTTCAAGATGAGCAGAGATGCAGCGTTTTCACAGCGTGACCTGCCAGCTGTGCAATGGGTCGTTTTCGATTGGAGGCTTTCATGCACCGGGCATAGCGAGGAACTATCCATTTGGCTTGTCGCCTTTATGATAGCCCCCAGATGGAGAGAGtcgcagcaaaaattgcagTAAACCGTCTCGCCCTTAAGGCGTGTA from Aspergillus fumigatus Af293 chromosome 8, whole genome shotgun sequence includes the following:
- a CDS encoding mismatch repair ATPase MSH1; translated protein: MRINGCRFARLVTSQFHHVHKFDTSAAHRCLVHRTICHHARRPHARVEASLPTPNFELRRGARTRTTVKVKDLPQGTVKLKPYDDGATGATDDAPQYPTVVQGHRNNMRKFRNCVILTRVGGFYELYFEQAEELAPLLNLKLAVKRTSAGPVPMAGFPFFQLDRFLKILVQDLNKYVAISEEFANAAEDKARGGLLFDRRVARIITPGTLIDEKFMDPSENNFLLAVYIDVAALKAQLEQQEGNLSAQQHILSSASQHVGLSWLDLSTGDFFTQSTTTQMLPSAIARIGAREILVDQKLQDLIGQELQLLVGHDHRLMTFFAYPSKILPIAQWSSVLEAQVADQDSDAFTPEEVAAGYSLLEYIRVQLQGLNLKLQPPRRRHLNESMNIDRNSLKGLEILETARDGFGKGSLLHAVRRTSTKSGARLLRDRLTSPSTSLLVINERLDLVSVFLENSDLRDSVIQLLKRSYDAQRLVQKFTLGRGDADDLICLARAIQASREIKMVLSSQDNGPLEALPHIQSNHAKRSLSAMTGRLCLDGPTALADRISAAIDEEGLLQKQRLADDTAAEAAILAQEVAMSEGLPGEVETLPKKVRAKNSDQSKTSTEEITAPDTWIMRRNASAALLELHESLDRLQDEKARLTQRLREAVGSSALSLRWTSGLGYICHVKGAKISQQSLEELGVTRNVSSTKSTRSFYLPAWTALGDRMDQVKVQIRQEEQAIFETLRREVILNLVKIRRNAAVMDELDVACSFATLAEEQRLVRPILTSGVTHKIVGGRHPTVKLGLEEQGRQFVSNDCFLGDSERIWLITGPNMAGKSTFLRQNALITILAQVGSFVPAEYAEIGIVDQIFSRIGAADDLFRDQSTFMVEMLETATILKQATARSFVIMDEVGRGTTPEDGTAVSFACLHHLHYRNKCRTLFATHFHALADMTDDFEALGRYCTDVKESASGSFSFVHRLRKGVNRNSHALKVAQLAGLPKETLEMASRVRESLGNRAPWSSGGSDSHPIVSATV
- a CDS encoding ureidoglycolate hydrolase, whose amino-acid sequence is MAPILTSSPTLRITPEPFTKEAFAPFGTAISCPLPRDLSSAPPLSSLPPHDPAPVIANQSSALKYSPISPLLDHYAQCPRTQPSSARMSMFSCFPRKLRTAKATGGETNVFDVRILERHPFTTQTFTPLDLSNQPRAGDAEEPFYLVIVAPTLKGQTATATTPSGDTVAIRDPPDLNNMRAFVARGGQAVTYGVGTWHAPMVVLGPRRVDFVVVQFVNGVDDEDVQEAAFGEGIVVDLGRSRTSGASKL
- a CDS encoding acetoacetyl-CoA synthase; the protein is MASPSDLPRKLWEHPNPQSTQMWAFKTELEKERGLQLPDYHSLYRWSTDNRASFWDFCWRYFPIISEGTYRTVVDESARIDSVPTWFEGVRLNFAENMLFSAERSSSGHIQITTKGKEDNKIALTEIREGGAEAPRHITWAELRRKTGRMVQALKAAGVVKGDRVAAVASNSVDTLVVLLATTALGAWFSSTSTDTGVKGILDRLLQLKPKYVFVDDFAIYNGKRIDLRPKIQDIADGLREVSEFEGIIALPRFPGQPVDVTHVPKTQPVEAFLARAPLHKLEFVRVGFRDPFLVVYSSGTTGKPKPIVHGVGGVILNTYKEGRLHRDHGPDSTVLQYTTTGWIMYLSAISGLMFGGKAILYDGSPFLPDAKFLIELLSKYKVTHFGTSPRYLHELRKNNIRPKDIADLRALRIVTSTGMVLSESLFEWFYDEGFPSQTQLANISGGTDLAACFGLENPLTPLYVGGCQGPALGIPIAVFDQADEGATAVKGTAVPDGVPGELVATAAFPTMPVKFLGDDGPQKYFDSYFARFDNVWTHGDFICVHPITKQILFLGRSDGVLNPSGVRFGSAEIYNVIDTQFSTEIADSICVGQRRPTDVDESVILFLLMRPGYQFTPQLVTRVKEAIRKALSARHVPKYVFQTPEIPTTVNLKKVELPVKQIVSGKKIKPSGTLLNPQSLDYYYQFAEVEKLVNPRSKL